The DNA sequence GGAGCTGAGGAACCTGCGCTCTAAGATCAGAGATCTGGAGGCGATGGGAGCTGCTGCCGACTCGCTGCTGTCTGAAAACCAGAAGCTGAAAGaccagctggaggaggagaaaaggctAATCAGAAGCTTCCATGGACAGAGGGAATACATGATGGCTGAAGCACAGACACTGAGGAAGAAGCTCGACAAGGAGAGAGAGGTTACAGATGAACTGAGGAGAGAGTTAAATCTGCTGAGAAGTCGCATCCCTGGAGCTGGAAAGGAAGCCGGTACAGAGGCAGAAGAGCTGCAGTCACGTCTGAGTGAGGTGGAGAAGAGACTGAGCTTCGAGCAGCAGCGCTCTGACCTGTGGGAGAGGCTGTATGTGGAGACCAAAGAAGAAAGAGCCAAAGGAGACACAGAatccaaaggtaaaaaaacaaaagatggcATGGCAGGCAAAGTGAAAGAGACATTTGACGCTGTGAAGAACTCCACCAAGGAGTTTGTCCATCACCACAAAGAGCAGATAAAGAAAGCAAAGGAAGCGGTAAAGGAGAACTTGAGAAAGTTCTCAGATTCCGTCAAATTAACTTTCCGACACTTCAAGGATTCGGCTTCGACCTTCATCAACAAAGCCAGTGGATTTTATAAAAAGAAACGTGACGAGAAGAATACAAAAGAGTCGTGGCAGCACAGATCCCACAAGCCTCATCAGAGACACCCACACAAATTTGACGACTTCTCTCAAAGCAGCCACAACACTCGAAAACCAGGACATAAAGTTCACGAAGATCGCGGTCAAAACACCCACAAGGCCAACTTGAAAGGGTGCTCCGGGGTTTTCGACTGCGCCTACCAGGAGTCCATGAGTCTCTTCAACAAAGCCATGGAGCCGATCAGAGCGGACGAATTCTaccagctgctgcagagctacCTGCAGCAAGAAGTCGACCACTTCCACCACTGGGAAGAACTGGAGACGTTCATCAACAGCTTCTTCCACAACGGGGTGTTCATCCACGACCGGATGCTGTTCACAGACTTTGTCAGCGGCGTGGAGGAGTATCTGACCGACATGCATGAGTATCACGGCCTCGATGACGATGTGTTCGAAGATCTTGATGACTACGTCTACCGGCACTTCTTTGGAGAGGCTTACACAAAAGGCCCAAAGTAAGTCTCAGGGGCTGGATTCACAAAGTGTCCTAAATGATGCTAAACGTTCCCAGGTAAGAGAGAGAAACTTTCACTGAGGAACTGTCGTgtaaaaaattcaagacttgggccagataagaaagcttgaacttttaccaacattttgattatcaaaaaaatagacaccaattagaatagaAAAGTTTCACAGAGAtggtcagagatcggtgcaaaagagtttattccaatacaggacagataaacccgtacaacatccctgcaggtcggAGGATGATGTCAACCTGTGGTGAGCGAACAGCGCCTTATATCCTCCTCCGTGTTGGCTGACCACTCCTCTCCTTATGGTGAActtcttatcctctgctgccGTCTGGTGGCCGCTTACACGTATTGTTTTACCAATTTAATATTGTTTTCCAGCGGTTTATTTATTACTGTGTTGCTGTCTTTCTATATTTTTCATTACCGGATAACAAGTTTTCCAATatatttcaacttcagtcccaccgtatttttttttttaaagttatacaTGCATAATTTGACACACAATTATATTTCTTAAAAAGTTAATACAAGAATAACGTGTAATGCTGTATCTTTCATTAATGCTTTGTTTCTTACAGTAATCCTGATATAGTGCTGGCTGTATCTGCCGTGTTTTTGCTCATCATCAATCTGTCGTGAATTCGTTAAGCATCAATCTCTCGTCTTTTTGTTCACAGTTGGTGAATATTTAATGTACACCTAATGACCTGTTGAACAAATTGGGGTCtaaaaagcattttgttttgattaataattctaaaaatattttcagttttgcgGTGTCCAGGTGGCAGAGAGTTGTGCAACCTGACATCACCGCAGTTAATGAGTTGTGATTGGTTGCTGAGCTGATTTGATTCTAACTCGCCAACAAAATATGCTTCTAAAAGTTTAATATATCCTGCAGGTGCGTACAGGACGTACAGCTGACTGATGATGATGTGACTTTAGAAACCTCTCTTCTCTCAGACCTTTACAGATAAACAGTTCTTTGAAGAACTTTTTAGTCAAGTTAAGACTCGCGTCCCGTATTTTTCAGTTGTTCTTCGTAACTCGGTCAGgagaaacttttatttttgtgaacaCGTTTTCTTCCATTATCGTACTGCAGCTTCCAGCTTGTACATACTTATGAGTTTTTAACACTAATATTCACATGTCCGTTGTGTTTGAAATCACGCAGCGGGCCGTTTGAAAGACCCGACACAGACTCAAAGGAGTCGTCGAGGGTGAGGCATCAACAGCGAAAGCAGCAGAGAGCCAGATCTCGACCACACAGCGGATGCAAGTGGAAAAGATCAGGAAGAAGCGCAGACGGACACATGGCTGACGTCAAAATCGAACTGGGTCCTATGCCATTTGATCCCAAATACTGAAAATATCTCTGCTGGTTTAATATTATAGTTGCAGATTCTAATTTGGGTTGTATTTAGATACAATGTCTcccttttttgtaattttgcaCAATGTTCACTTTGTAAAGCTACTGAACGTCCTTgggctgttttgtgtttttctgaagtAATCGTTATTAGGTTTGAGTG is a window from the Micropterus dolomieu isolate WLL.071019.BEF.003 ecotype Adirondacks linkage group LG20, ASM2129224v1, whole genome shotgun sequence genome containing:
- the ccpg1 gene encoding cell cycle progression protein 1; amino-acid sequence: MSETSSDAELSCGWTIISNEGSDIETLGSEVAVEYGAELLERPPLEEAELQDTQAAACAVECVEETVAASLDDTLGQQTIDETLYSSEAGDNITGKEHVNLLSSSDHSDIVTLGDLKEEEHAEAEEEAGANEEFYLGTSCSSQYAFTAAETGFPAQQPAVTNSSSEDEAGRSASAVVRRRRLRKNTTSIVTEPEDEEEEAAAAALESGQSEEEEEKEDNGQQEEQTEVRPAAAPDVRTKGQRSSILNTCILITLVVAISMGFGHFYGTVQIQERQKTVKIRVNERNAVRDLLHRHFREQPFTKQGDVGLDDVDEQKVISLLTEVIEKIKSENEALNIKQAHIQAQRDDLEMLLKQKDDERTNIMSQQQKLTAENLQLKSSLEREERSMSALQGELRNLRSKIRDLEAMGAAADSLLSENQKLKDQLEEEKRLIRSFHGQREYMMAEAQTLRKKLDKEREVTDELRRELNLLRSRIPGAGKEAGTEAEELQSRLSEVEKRLSFEQQRSDLWERLYVETKEERAKGDTESKGKKTKDGMAGKVKETFDAVKNSTKEFVHHHKEQIKKAKEAVKENLRKFSDSVKLTFRHFKDSASTFINKASGFYKKKRDEKNTKESWQHRSHKPHQRHPHKFDDFSQSSHNTRKPGHKVHEDRGQNTHKANLKGCSGVFDCAYQESMSLFNKAMEPIRADEFYQLLQSYLQQEVDHFHHWEELETFINSFFHNGVFIHDRMLFTDFVSGVEEYLTDMHEYHGLDDDVFEDLDDYVYRHFFGEAYTKGPNGPFERPDTDSKESSRVRHQQRKQQRARSRPHSGCKWKRSGRSADGHMADVKIELGPMPFDPKY